From bacterium HR11:
CGCCGTACCGGGCGGCGACCCGGGCCAGTTCGACGAGCTCGTCCGTCCGGGCATAGGCGCCCGGTGCATAGATGAGGGCCGAGCCGACGCCGAGGGCGCCCTCCTCCATCGCCTGCCGGACGAGGTCCTTCATACGTTCGAGCTCGGCCGGCGTCGGCGCCCGATTCTCGTAGCCCAGGACGTGGACCCGCACGGTCGTCGCCCCGACGAAGGACGCCACGTTGGGGGCGACGCCCCGCCGGACCAGGTACTCAAGGTACTCTCCCAGGGTCGTCCACTCGATGTCGTACCGGATGTCTCCCTGCTGGCGCTTCATCTCCGCCTTCATGGCGTCGTTGAGGGGACCCATCGACCAGCCCTCGCCGAAGACCTCGAGGGTGACGCCCTGCCGGATGTCGCTCAAGGCCCGGCCGTCGGCGATCAACGACTCGGTCGCCCAGCTCAGCATGTTGATGAACCCCGGGGCGACGGCGAGGCCCGTGGCGTCGATTTCCAGACGACCTCGCGCTCGGCCGAGCCGGCCGACCCGGGCGATCGTGTCCCCCCGGATGGCGACGTCGCCGACGAAGGACGGGCGGCCGCTCCCGTCGTAGACGCGGCCGTTCCGGATGACGACGTCGTAAATCGCTTCGGGCGCCGGCCCGGCGGCCCCGCCGCTCAGGAGCCCCAGGCCCAATAGCCAACATCCCAGGAAGCACCACCGTCGGACCATCACCTCATCCCCCTTTCAGGCAGGTCGGCAGATGGGCAGTAGGCAAAGGGCATAGAGCATAGCAGAGCCGTTCAGTTCGTGAGACTTGGAACGATGGATACCCCCTTGCTTCTAAGCCTGCCGCCGAGCGGCCTTCCCAAATGGCCGAATTCCCAAACTGCCGAACTCCCCAATTGCCCTTTGCCTATCAGAGCCGTTCGGTTGGGAGAAATGCGGGTCCCATCCGGGAAAACGATGGTCCGGCCATCTCGATTTTTCAAACTTCCTCCGGATGACCCGGCCATGACGGGCGGTGCATGGAGATGACGCCCGCAGGACGGCGGGCTCTCTACGGAAGGCACCGGTATGACGGCCGGCGTTCCGGGAATAGACGCCCGTCGCCCGACCGGCCCATCGGCCGACCGGCCGACCTGCCCATCTGCCGACGGCCCATCTGCCCATCTGCCTATTTGCCGACCTGCCCAACTGCCGAATACTTGAAACATCATGCTTTCGTGGAGGTACCCTTTCCGCTCTCCATCTCACTTCTCACCGCCCAAACGGGTCTGCTATCTGTACCGATGGGGCCAGCGGGCCCGCGCATAAGCCATCAGGGCGTCCTCCGAGCTGTACCGGACCTCGAAGTCGTACTGGGCCGAAAAGCGGTCCGTCCGACCGACCCAGGGGTACCGGATGAAGTCCAGGATCGAAGGTGGGAATGGAAGCAAGCGGAGGGTCCAGCCGAGGGCGACCAGGGGATATAGGAGCCAAGCCGGGAGCCAGACGACCGGTTTGCGCAGACGCCGGACAATCTCCGAGTACCGCAGGGTCCCATGACCGGCGACGTTGAAGACGCCGACGGGTCGACGCCGGACGGCCCAGTGCAAGAGCCGTTGCATGTCCTCTTCGTGGAGGAACTGGAGCGGCGGGTCGTAGCCCCGGACGCCGACCATGACGGGCAGGTCGGTCATCGCCGTCACGATGTTTCGAGTATTCGGCCCTAGGACGATCGGAGCCCGGACCATGAAGACGCCGACCTCGGGATGCGCCTGCATGAACGCGAGGACCATCGTATCCACGAGGGCCTTATGCTTGGAGTACAAATACGAGGGATGGCCCCGACGGGGGTAGTCCTCGTCGACGGCCGGGGGATTGTCCGGATGGGGCCCGTAAGACGTCGTGCTGCTTAAGTAAAGCAGATAGGGCACGCCGGCCGCGAGGACACACGTCAGGACGTTGCGGGTGCCCTCGACGTCCACCCGGTATTCCAAGGCCGGGTCGTGGGTCGGATTGAAGACCCAGGCCAGGTGGACCAGGGTGTCGACCCGATGCTCTCGTAAGACATCGGCCAGGCTGGGGTCGACCACGTCGAGATGGAAGAAGTGCCAGCCCGTCGTGTCCGGAGGGGTCCGGACGTCATTGCCGCCGACCCACTCGACGTCGGGGTCTTCCCGGCAGGCCCGGATCAAACCTCGGGCCAGATAGCCCGCACATCCGGTGATGAAGACACGAAAGCCCATCGCCGTCCTCCCATCGGCTCATGGCTCATAGTTCCTGACTCATGGGACCATGGGGCCGAATGACGGTCCTCTTTCGGCTTCCCCTTCCAAGCGGGATGACGGTTCGACGCTCACTATACTCGTTGCCTCACGAAAAGATCTTGCCGAAGACATGGGTCATTGCCTCACGAAAATTCTATCCGAGATTTCCGGCCGCTACGATGGAATCTTCATCCCGGACCGCCGAGGGGTTTCCCTGCGGGCCACCTGCCGCCACAGCCGGTCCTGCAAGCGACGGATGTGCCGATGGAGCTCGGCGGGATGGAGGCCCTCGAAGACCTGCCGAAGCCGCTCCTTCTGGGCGGGTTCGATGCGGGGGTCGGCCATCAGCCGCTGGTAGGGCGTCTGGGGCGCATCATAGCGGCGCCGGAGGCGACTGCCCTGGCGGACCTTCTCGACCCAGCGCACGCTGGCCTGGAAGAAGTTCAGGTAGAGGCGCAAGTAGCCGTAGAGCTCCTGCAAGATCCGGAGCTCGGCCTCGGTCTCATACCGGGCATAGCCGACGAACCGGCGGATGGCCATGAAGTTCTTCTGCTCGACGTAGCA
This genomic window contains:
- the galE_1 gene encoding UDP-glucose 4-epimerase, coding for MGFRVFITGCAGYLARGLIRACREDPDVEWVGGNDVRTPPDTTGWHFFHLDVVDPSLADVLREHRVDTLVHLAWVFNPTHDPALEYRVDVEGTRNVLTCVLAAGVPYLLYLSSTTSYGPHPDNPPAVDEDYPRRGHPSYLYSKHKALVDTMVLAFMQAHPEVGVFMVRAPIVLGPNTRNIVTAMTDLPVMVGVRGYDPPLQFLHEEDMQRLLHWAVRRRPVGVFNVAGHGTLRYSEIVRRLRKPVVWLPAWLLYPLVALGWTLRLLPFPPSILDFIRYPWVGRTDRFSAQYDFEVRYSSEDALMAYARARWPHRYR